In Palaemon carinicauda isolate YSFRI2023 unplaced genomic scaffold, ASM3689809v2 scaffold1657, whole genome shotgun sequence, one genomic interval encodes:
- the LOC137635738 gene encoding uncharacterized protein — protein sequence MFQRTLILAAISAAFAQFIPTPCQIITNELQKALGPEDPKTFPIISDFNYTFDHIRILFDFFDLTFEGFSNVNCTSFYVSEQESVAILNLIGHNLEFNTSHADIDINQPGFLVPIKTNFTSHLVNYTLELRFEIDSYREYPFNLCITSGSLNMTFHADGICNNVEVSPDVTQELNDHPEEVVEAINHYLPRFANDLTAILNDLLCHAIPLPTWWRLKNHYLPRFANDLTTTLNNILCQISSPLTT from the exons caCCATGTCAGATCATTACAAATGAACTACAAAAGGCGCTTGGTCCCGAGGATCCAAAAACGTTCCCCATTATCAGCGATTTCAATTATACTTTTGACCACATCAG aatccTCTTCGACTTCTTTGACCTGACATTTGAAGGCTTTTCCAATGTTAACTGCACCTCCTTCTATGTTTCTGAGCAAGAAAGCGTG GCAATACTGAACCTCATAGGACACAATTTGGAATTTAATACCAGTCATGCCGATATCGACATTAATCAACCAGGTTTTCTCGTTCCAATAAAAACCAACTTTAC ctCGCATCTGGTTAACTATACTCTGGAGTTGAGGTTCGAAATTGACAGTTACAGGGAGTATCCCTTCAATCTCTGCATCACCAGTGGATCTCTCAATATGACCTTCCATGCTGATGGAATATGT AACAACGTTGAAGTTAGTCCAGACGTGACTCAGGAGCTGAATGATCATCCAGAAGAAGTGGTGGAGGCTATAAATCATTACCTTCCTCGCTTTGCCAACGACCTTACCGCAATACTCAACGATTTACTTTGCCATGCCATTCCTCTCCCAACGTGGTGGAGGCTAAAAAATCATTACCTTCCTCGCTTTGCCAACGACCTTACCACAACACTCAATAATATACTTTGCCAAATCAGTTCTCCCCTAACGACTTAA